In the genome of Phaeobacter gallaeciensis DSM 26640, one region contains:
- a CDS encoding glycosyltransferase family 2 protein translates to MNIRSSLAAVIVTYNRLDKLKRVIAALQAQTCLPERVFVIDNASTDETGSWLSQLQQDDPRFQHVRLPENIGGAGGFYEGARVAYEEGYDFIWFSDDDAYPEPNAIELLLTGIKDFEARFTWRPSFACSAVKWTNGDLCEMNTPSTVWDWPRFYSPETPYFLVGSCSFVSVLVPRWAIQKHGFPIKEYFIWYDDAEYTQRIAKSYPGIYCPNSVVVHDVPENKGVNYSLVNQANIWKFRYGARNEASFRRREQGWAGVAVFARGVRRQMRQGNVEKSLRREVYKAIWQGCSFNPPIIRPDPDTGV, encoded by the coding sequence ATGAATATCCGTTCCTCCCTTGCTGCGGTCATCGTGACCTATAACCGGCTGGACAAGCTGAAGCGCGTGATCGCGGCCCTGCAGGCGCAGACCTGCCTGCCGGAGCGGGTATTTGTGATCGACAATGCCTCCACCGATGAGACCGGCAGCTGGCTCAGCCAGTTGCAACAGGACGACCCCCGGTTTCAGCATGTGCGCCTGCCGGAGAACATCGGCGGCGCCGGCGGCTTTTACGAAGGCGCGCGGGTGGCCTATGAGGAAGGCTATGATTTCATCTGGTTCAGCGATGATGATGCCTATCCCGAGCCCAATGCCATTGAGCTGCTGCTGACCGGCATCAAGGATTTCGAGGCGCGGTTCACCTGGCGGCCGTCTTTTGCCTGTTCGGCGGTGAAATGGACCAATGGCGATCTCTGCGAGATGAACACGCCTTCGACGGTCTGGGACTGGCCGCGCTTCTACAGCCCCGAGACGCCCTATTTCCTGGTCGGCTCCTGCTCCTTTGTCTCGGTGCTGGTGCCGCGTTGGGCGATCCAGAAACACGGCTTTCCGATCAAGGAATATTTCATCTGGTACGATGATGCCGAATACACCCAGCGGATCGCCAAATCCTATCCCGGTATCTATTGCCCCAACAGCGTGGTGGTCCATGATGTGCCGGAAAACAAAGGTGTAAACTATTCGCTGGTGAACCAGGCCAATATCTGGAAGTTCCGCTATGGCGCGCGCAATGAGGCCTCGTTCCGCCGCCGTGAACAGGGCTGGGCCGGGGTGGCTGTCTTTGCCCGCGGGGTGCGTCGGCAGATGCGCCAGGGCAATGTGGAAAAATCACTGCGGCGCGAGGTTTATAAAGCGATCTGGCAGGGCTGTTCCTTCAACCCGCCCATTATCCGCCCCGACCCCGACACCGGGGTCTGA